The segment ACCTATCTGGTTCAACCACCAAAGGTGGTTGTGCATGCCTTGGCGGATGCCATCATTGGCAAAGGAGTGGATGGGGCAAGCACAAGGGTGGTCTTGTCAACCCTTGGGGTAATGGACTTAGCTAGGAGGATCGGGCAAGGGGAGTAGTTGGAGTCCAGTGCTGTGGCTATCATTGAAACAAGGTCCTCATCCTGTCATTTGCCTCCTaccttttccttctcttcttcttcttccctttgttGGGTTCTCTGTCTTCTTCCATGATGGCTTCTAGTGTTTCTGAGGAGGGAGGGGATCGAAGTTCTAGTTTTCTGATTTGCCTCATGGTAGTTGTCAGCACAGGAGAGAAGGTAGCTTGAATTCAAGAACTGGTGACATGGGATGGTACCATTACCAGTTCTATCATCAGCATCAGGTTCTTGAAAAATTAGGTGAAAGAAAATTCAAGAGATTGGGGAGATTGAGGGTAATTGGAGATCAAATGggaggttgggggggggggggggaggggcgaAGATGAAATGGATAGAATCAGGCTCTAGAAAAGTGGAAAAGATTTTGTTTATAATGTCGCACAATAATGGGTTGATTTGCGGTTGATTCAGGGTCAACCTGCTGACCCATGACTCAGACTCGCTGCACCTGCACCTACTCTGTCTATAAACATTTTTCACTTATCTATATGGCCTAACATAAGTTGCAGTGATCCTGTAGAGTAGCATATTGGACCACCTATATTAGGCCACTGTGCTTTGTGGTTTGTTTCCATGTGGTTGTAATATAAagtttctactaaaattttctaTAGCACCATCTCTGTTAGCCTtccatttcataattttttttttaaaaaaaaaaatctctttaccCATGTCTTTGTTCTCAGTAAAGCCCATAAAATTGTCTTTGTGGTTACTGCATTCTGTAATAGCTTAATATCTTTTCAGTGCATAAAATGTTTATACCACCATGTCATGCAACTTGATGTCCCAAATTAGTATGAGAAATTTGCAGTTTCCTAACTGGGAGTGGAGTGCTAGATTAGTTGTGATGTTCTCTAACATATATTGTACAAATATGATTCTTATCTTGTTTTACTATCAAGTTCTGCTATGAAAAGTATTGATTAAATTTCATCACTTATTCCTGTTTGCAAGTTATGTCTGCTGAGACCTGTTTGGTGCTGTTGTTTGTAATTTACTCTTTTAAACTTATGACAGAGGCTTGGCAGATTGGTCATAACTTATAACAATACTCATGAGTTGAATTACTAGTCTATTTTTCCACTTATGCCTCCAGAAGCTCTTTATTACCTGTTAGAGAAcacttttctaaaaaaaatagaaaaaaaaattcaaagaaggaTTCCATGTGCCAAAACTTCTCCTCTCCTTAACTGATACTGATTCCGCACTCTGCAGGATGGATAATAGGTTACATCTACACCCCTCCTAATTGTCTCTGTGAGCTACTAATTTTCCAAAATAAGTATTGGACTTCAGTGTACTTCTTGCAGAGTTTCATGGGGAATGTTTCATTTTTGCTTCTTGCATTCCCTTCTTCGATTAGAAGTTCAGAATGCCTATTTCTATTTatagttttttcttttcttgcttgGTCATCTTTGCCTTCTGTTGCAGTTTGAATTGCAGTTTTAGATTTCTGTCACAACAAGACCCCCCTTATTAATGTGGAATGATTGTTGTAGATTGGACCAACCTTTGGTGGGCACCATCCTGTTGTTTACAGTCCACAGGCTGCACCATTGCAGTCTTCCAGGCATATATCCATCCAAATGGTCCTTTGGTATGCCATCTGCCTATCTCTGAACTTGTGTAATATAGCTTGAATCTATGTATCAGGATTGCAACTTTGTGATTCTGATTTACTTGCCTGATGTGTGTGAACGGTGATACTGATATCATCATTATTATCTTTCGCAGTATGGACAGCAGATGATTCTTGGTCAGCCACGGCCACTTTATTACATGCCAACTTATCCAGCTGTGAGCTATCTCTATGTTTTTCCCCTTTTGGTTTTACCACTAATAGTGTTTCCTTCTAGCAAATAAATTTCATAGTAAATACATTTTTATAGTGCATGTAATCATAATTTTCCTTTTACAAAATTTCATCTATGGAAATAAACTAACATTAATATTTATAAAGTAGTAACTTAGATGTGGTCACTGAGTGACTTCTTCCTAGTTTCCTAGCTGAGCTTTATGTTTGTATCGTTCCATGGGAAAAAAGTGacccttttcctttttttggaCAAATAATGTTAAAACTGTTTGcttataaaatttcaaatttgaacagcCAAGTATGTAATTATGTGTTcagtatttgaaatattttaaaagaaatcaGTTGCAGAAAGCATTTTTGAGGCACATCCTTTTGGAGTTGTAATTTTAGTATGACCTGTATGATGCGGGTGAGGATGTGTCTAATTCCAGAAACTCACCAAGCTGACTCAAAATAGTGAACTTGGTAGGATTTCAACTCAATGCTTGAGATGATGTGTGTTGAACTCGGTCCCAGTACCTGTTTTGGGATAAGGTGACTCTCTGAGTAACTAGAAACTTGGCTCAGATTGGCTCACTCAGGTTTGAGCCAACATATTGAGGGCTCTCAATGTGCTAGGCTTGCCCAAGCAGCCCAAAGACCTGACCTGGAAAAAATTAGGCTCAGGCCCTCAGGCTAGATTTTTAGCTTGAAAGCCTGACTCGGCCTGACTCTAAGGAAACTTGATTAATTTTGGGCTGGGGCCTGGGCAGGATTTGATCGAAAATGAATAGTCACCTGGTTTGAGAATCGTTTGGCcccggccaaaaaaaaaaaaaaaaaggtcgagTTAAGCTAGGACTTGAGGACTTGGTAACCCCAGGCTTGGTTTGCAGTGGGTCAAACTTAGGCCTGAGTTTTGAACCTTGTACTGGTTTTTTCTACATCCAACCTAGCCCATTGATAGCTGTAAATGTATTAGCTCATTGTCATGCCCATTGATTGTTATGAGCTGGTTTGATGATAATACATCATGTCTTACTTTTCGTTCTTTGCTTTACGATTTATAAGGAAGTGAATGTGAGGAGGAGCATTTTCATTTAAAAAGGGTGTCAATATAGAGGGGATGAGTGAAAGGAGACAGGAACCACTCATTTCCTTCTCCTATTTCTTACCTCTGGTTTAGGGGTGAGATGGGTTGCCAGGGATTCCTTCTACTTAAACCATTAGGAATCAGAATCAGATTACCTAAAGTAGTAGAAGGTCCTTATTAACAATACCTTTTTATGATGGGTTCTAGAActagtaaaaattaaatttttgagacCATGATCACACAGACAAGGATGGAAAATGTTGAGGGATCCTGCTACAAAGCCTTTCCCATTATATAAGATAAGATGAGATATGATTAACATATTCCCATATGTCATTTATAAACATTTTCTTATTTCATTGGGTAAAAAGTGGGAGAAACATTAGAGTGAATTCTAGTGAAAATAAGGGATTTCTTGTTTGTCTCCACCACAAAACGATTTATCAAGATAGGCATTTATTTAGGACCCTCCAATTGAAATGACCGCATATTAGATTCATGGTGTTTTCCTTATAGTATTCAATATTATCTCAAATGTTTCATATAATGTTGaccttttaattatatatatatatatatatatatatatatatatattatatatatatatatatatatatatatatatatatatatattatgtatattttttaatcttattcttgccTAAGGACTGCTTCTCATATTTGTTTGCCCCTACTAAGAAATATGTCTACATGTTTGTATTTGTAGTTTATACAGATATAAttaatgtttcatcataatttatatatttttcacaGTATTAATTTATTACCAAGTATTGAAATTCAAGATTCATTGAGTTCACAGCCAAATCTTTGACTTAACCCGACTCAGTTGAATTGCAGATTGATTTTTTGAGTTTTTGGACGGTGCTAAAGACTGCTAGCTAAAGACTTCATAATAAACCCTCGAGAGTTTTGATGTAAAATTCTTAAGGAAATTTTCAGATCCTACCAAAAATGGTCTATTTTTAATGATTGGATTATTAGTTCTCTAAAAAATTCGTGTGTTTAAAGTGATGTTAATTTCCTACAAAATCTTGATCATTTGTTTATTATTATATACCTCATATTAACAAATAAACCACACATGACTGTCCTAATGACTTAGATATGtcgatcaaattttatttttgagtttGCCATACCTAGCCATGCTTTGGCAGGCACTTAACAGTTCGTTGATTTCGGTCGGTTCTTTTGAAAATTAGCTGAAATCCTTTAACATGCAAACATCATACAACCAAAACTGGCCAAGTGACTATTTGCTGCTACAACCAGATTGATGCTTGGTATTGTTGTTAAGACAGGCCAAAACTTCTGAAAAGGGTCGAAACACTATTTTATACATTTTGACTTTTGTTCCGGTTCAGTCCTTGCAATATTCAGattgtttggttcaaaatttttaattttggtcAAAGCCTTAGAGTGCCATCGATCATCTTCAACATGCCACCAAGCAATTTTTTCTTTGTTATTATGGAAAAAATGATGCCATAGAACACATTTCTATTAGCATCTTAGGACTGTTGAATCATGTCATTGCCAAGTTGGTGATTGCAGGTGCGCCCAGTGGGGAATATTGGAAGAGAAGATCTGCAAATGCTTCTCTGTAATGAAGTGCAACATCTTATCAATTTATATTTGAAAAATCAATTACTTGATAATCTAGTATATGTATATCCTTGAAACTTCAGTTGAAATTggttatctatattgtatctatagGAGATGGGTACTTTAGGTCTAAAGAAAGTATGCCATTTAGACATGATGTGAACTTCCCTTTTGTTAAGGAGAACAAATTTACAAGCCACTAGGGATCCATTTTTTTCTTCAACCTTTTCTGTTTTGTGATGGGACTGATGAGTCTTTAGATTTATTTGAATAATTAATTTGATGCTAAGCATAGCCATATATTTTTTGGGGACCATAACAGAAGCAGTCTATTTTGATTTTGTAATGTATGATTTCAGGGTGTCTCAATGTGACAAATTGCAGAGGGTCCATTTTAGTGAAGTTATCTAGTTTGAAGGTTGTGTGACAAAGACTTGAACATACATGTTTATGAGTTCAGTTTAATGGTTAGAATTAGTTGGTTTGACATAAGGGTTTAGTCAGGGTTTCTCCGGGTTTCAGGTTTTCCTGAGGGTTTTATATGGGGGGCAAAGGCCATTCTCACAACCGAGGAATTAATATTCATTTgaatttcagtttattttttttggtaatcttctttttctcctgtatgagctctattgctagatttttttttcttggacTTAAGGTCTCGTACTGGTGACAACAGTTGCCAATCTCCATGTGGACGTTGTCTTCCCTATGAAAAGATCCTTAAATTAGctaaaatcaaatcctaatttGTGAAATCTCCAATAAAGTAGGATTCTTGTACAATAATACTACTTAAAACAGGACTCTACAAGAAACATAAAATTAccaatataaaatagtaaaatacAATAAAATATGAAAATGAGCCATTTTTTCCTAAATTTTTCCCTTCTCCATCAAGGATATGCAAATGCCTGGTACCTCTTAATGTGACTGGAATTTGGGATAAGCTATTGATGATATCAAGGTTTGATCATTCGCACAACATTTTACTTTGTGACATGTTCAAAATAGATGTGGTTGATAAACATTCTATCTTTTGAATATATTGTGCCTAAATATCCACTTGTTGAGGATCAACAAACTCTGAATCTAGCAATTGATGGTTATCGATAAAATCAATAATTGTTCCAATTGTGGATAAGCCGATCATAACTATTGATGACATTATCTGAATCTAGAAAGGAGCACTAGGAATCTTGTCTTTGAAGATTCGATGAAATTCGTACATCTAAACCTATAAGTATAACAGCTGTTCTTGTGCTTAGGGATGTTCAGATTGTTTGCCAGTCTATCACTAGATGCAATTTTTTATAGTTAATGTGGTGGTCTATGGTTGCTCAAAAGTTACAAGCAACTGGAACATCCACTATTCTATTTTTTGTGATTCTCATGTGGTCCTATGTTTGGTTATGGTCAATTAACACAATCAAGCTCTTCTGTAGTTCATGTTCAGGGAGTTTCAAAGTTGGTTACCATCATAAATTGTGCTAGTGATCCAATGATGGAGGTATAAAACTTGAATTATTCAAGATCCACATTAATTACAAAATTGTgtgataatatttataatttaatattataaaagTGAATAATGGCCGTACCTTTAGGTGAATAAATTTACCTTTaggtaaataatataatttaatattataatttgaATTTACTAAAGGTGAATATAAACTGCTTCAGTTGAGACATCAAATTTAAGTTATTTGATTATTTCTGGATGTAATAATGGCCATACCTTTCAAGAGCCATAGCTTGAGATCCAGAGGTCTGCTTTGTCTTtactatttataattttagatctgataatgGCCATATGATAGCCTGGATTGAGTTTGGATCAATATAAGGCACAGGAAAGATGCAACTTATGTGCTCTGTTAGACGATGCAATGCAAATGCAATTGATTAACTAGACCAATTTAGATTATTAAATTATGAGACTAATGTAATGAAAAAAAAAGGATCATAAATAAATGCAATAGCAAATAGTTAAACCAAGACGCAATGCCGCTTGTAAACTCATGAGCAAGATATATGGGGGCTGAGATCATGTGTCAGATTTCTACTCGTTATTGGAGTGACAGACATTATTCTTTTGTTAAAAAAGGAGTCATGTTGACATTGCTGAGGACATCTGTTAACATTTGCATATTGAAGAGTTTGGTAAACTTAGTGTGGACAGGTTAGGTGGTTGATCCTCTAATTTTGCAATCTCACATGAGATTCTTAAGAAAGATCCTTAATTGGTCCTCCCAAAAATTTGAATTGCTGTCGTGACATGAGTAAACATCTGTGTATCGTTAAAGAGAATGCTTGGTTGAAACCATTTGCGTGCAGCCAATTTTTGTGTTCTGCTTCAGAAGGAATGTGATAAGGAGCTCAAATGAAGAAAACGTTTCTTGCAATCATGTGTTTATGCAATCATTATATACATCATCAAGTCCTTGGTAATGTCTGAGAGATTTTTTAAGGGATTTCTGTTGTAATAAACTTCCATATTTGATTGTCCATTAATTTTTACCATATAATATTACAATTCTTTTGTACTTTCAGCATAAAAAGATCTCTAAAATCATTTCACTCTTAAACTCAGTGTGGACTTAAGTTATTTTACCATTGATGATATTAATTCTGATACGTTAAAAAAAACATGATGTTATTTGAGAAGTCATGTATAATCTATGATCATCTTTTACATTGCCGTGACTATGATGTCATAATTTCTGTTCTTTATCGTATGATTTTGTGTTATTCCTTATATTGAGCTCGGCTTACCATCCTAATGTTACAGGAAATGCCATACAAAGGGAGAAATTTCTAATACAACAGTGTGATCGTTCTCTGGTGGTTTCCGTATCTCCACTGATGTGTTGCCCACCTGGAGCTGACCATGTGGTTGAATCACCACCTTCGAACATATTGATATGGCACATGGATAAATATTTTGTGGCCCATAGGATTCAATCACTTCTGCAATCGAATGCCATTCGAAAAATGTTTGAAATTGTAAATTATTACTCATCACTCATCCTTCATTGATATGGAAAGGAACTTAAGAACTAATGCGGCATTCTGGTTTAATCATCTGAAATATTATTGTTTGTTAATTCTGTCAAACCTTCAGTTACATGGTTGAATCAAATCAACCAAATACGCAGTATTTCTCTGGTGTTGTTCATTGGTTAAACAGTGCGTGTATCACAGTCATGGGTTTATCTGTGAAAGGTCTTGAGATTCTTGCGTGGTGCACCATACAAATTAATAAGTATAGAAAATTGCGTGGTGCTTTCAGGAGCTTACCAGATGGAAATGAACGTGGATGAGATCCTCTATCTGAAACGAGGGTTGTCAAAGCAAGGAACATAATAGCCTGAACCACTTTTGAGGTGAACATAAAGTGCCATTAAAGGTTTCTTTTgaactttttttctttattttttgtttttaattAGTAGGATGGGAGAAAGCCTAATCGAAATTGGGTGAAAGTCGGGTTTGAAATCTGGTTATAGTTATCAAAATCCAGTGACTTTACTAGCTGAGATAGGTTGAAGCAGGCCACAGTTATCGAACCTGGCGGCCTCACAAGATGAGCTAGTTGGCACCTCTTGTGGCTCGGTAGCAGTGTTGCGATCAGGTTTCCAGTGGTCAAAGGATGTTAACAGGTCGCATTCTCTTCCGCCTATTATGGTAATGGTTAACAGGAGTGCAAGAAATTAGAACGAAGGAATCACCAGTTTCTGGTCACCAAGAATTCTCGGGCTGAATTCGTGTAGGATTTGTAGGCTATTTattgctttcattttgtttgttCTCTTGTAGCATGTTGTAGCATGTGAACGGTTAAGAAGATATCTTGTTCTAAGCTTGGTCATATAGATTCGTCACAATCTGAAAATAAATGTGTCTTGTTCCAAACGCTACATTTCATCATATATTCTTAACTTATGCCATACATAATGATCAAAAGATCTGGTTACATGCTTCGTAAGTGGACTTCAACATTACTAGATGTCTCGAGATGGCACTAGCGTGGAAGAGGGAGCTTAATACTAGATCATATTGCTGCTTGCTAGAATGCCCATGAAGAAGAATCCCTTCATCGTGCGAGTTCCAGGTCACTCGCGTGGACTCCTGTTTGATGATGGTGCGGTGGCGGCGGCGAAATATAATTGTAAACAGGGTATGGTTCATATGGTGGTGGAGGCGGCTCGTAGCCAGGCTTGTGTGGTGGCGCCGGGGCCTTATGTGCAGGTGGCGGAGGCTTGTGCTTGGGTGGTGGAGATGGTGGTGGTGACTCGCATCCATGTTTAGGTGGTGGTCGAGGCTTGAATACTGGTGATGGTGGTAGGGGTGGCTTGTGTTTTGGAAGTGGGGGTGGTGGAGGCTTGTAAGGTTTTGGTGGCAGAGGTTTATATTTTGGTGGTGATGGTCTCAATGGTGAAGGTTTATATTTTGGTGGTGTTGGTGGTGCCTGGTGTTTTGGAGGCGGCGATGTTGGAGGCTTGTATGCCTTGGGTGGCAGAGGTTTGTATTTTGGTGGTGGAGGCTTGGACGTCTTGGGTGGCAGAGGTTTATATGGTGCTGGCGGCTTGTATTTTGGAGGGGGCAACGGTGGAGGCTTGCACGATTTCATTGGTGAAGGTTTATGTTTGGGAGGTGGCGGTAGTGGTGGCTTGTAATTTGGAGGTAGTGGAGACTTGTATGGCTTCGGCGGTGAAGGTTTATATTTTGGTGGTGGTGGCTTATATGGCTTTGGAGGCAAAGGCTTATACTTTGGTGGTGGTGGAGACTTGTGTGCCTTTGGTGGCAAAGGCTTATATTTTGGTGGTGGTGACTTGTACATTGGAGATGGCGCTGTTGGAGGCTTGTATGGCTTGGGAGGCAGCGGCGGAGACTTGTGAGGTGGTGGTGACTCGCATTTAGGTGGTGGTGACGGTGGTAGAGGCTTGTATACGGGTGGCTTGTACTCCGGTGGTGGTGGTGGAGACTTGTATCTATGTGGTGGTGTCTTTGGAGATTCTGGTGGACTATAAGCGTAAGGTGGTGCTGCTGGTGGTAAAATATGGTGGTTGGGCGGCCAAAACGGTAGAGGCCATGGAGGGGGATGGTGGCCTAATTTCCCCAGGGAAGACGAGGGAAAGAGGAGTACTAGGAAGAGTGCAACAAGAACGAGCCCAAATGACCCATGCTTGCTGCGTGAGTAAACCAAGAGACCGTCTTGGGTCTCCTAATATAGGTGAACAAAGGCCTTGTGGTCACCTTTGGTGGCAGGGATAGCCCCGCTATGGGGCTTTCTGTAGGTGTGGGGCCTCGTTATGAAGTAGAGCAAGGACACATGAAGAGGGGCATCAAGTAGTGTaattgtgagagagagagagagagagagagagagagagagagagagggggtggTGGGGGGTTTTAATTGTGAGGGAGATAGAGAGGGGCGGAATGCGCATGGGCTATGCTATTTGGACTTTTATCGTAAAGGCTGGAAAGTGGAATTATTCCTTCCTACCTGTGGCATCGCCCATGACCTTGGTCAGAATGTGATGTGGGGAGAGTGGGAGCGCGGAGGGTGTGGAATACTATGGTGGATTTCATGCATATCTTTGGAGGCTGTGGTTTTTGTTAGGACTAATATGGATCGAATTTGATcggattgtaaaaaaaaaaatatctctccaATACAATaggattgaaaaaaattcaatctgtTGTCTATCTTTTATCGTATATAAATCGTTTGAAATCGAAGTGAATAATTTGTAATGGATTCGGATAGACTGTGCCAGTTTGAACTTCAATATTGATCCAATGttgattttaagtccaatattgatcgacttaaattttttttatcaatttaatataaaaaatttaaattataaattataaatttatttttgaatctgtataaaataaaacagaaaaaaagAGAGTTTACTCATATGAAAGTAACTACATTTGAAAGCTTTCACTTTAGAATTATCTCAAATCGATGTATTTTTATCAacaattcaatattaatatttttatgaattcaAATAAGTGATGGagtattttttagaatgaagtatgGAAGTATGCCGTCCCAAAATGAAAATGAGTTTATGAAATACTACGTCGGTTGGATTCAAATTCATACGAATTAAAAATGTAGAAATCGAATTCgattgtaaataattaattttttataaattttaatttaattttattcgatttatattttttaatcgatcgaaattaatatttattaaatcaAATTGGATGGACTTACTCAGCCCTACCTTTTACATTAAAACACTCGTAGATGGATGGTCTGGGTGAAATAATTAATGGGGTTCCCCTCATTTGCTTGGAGAATGATTCTTTTCCCAGCTGACTTTCTACACTCTCTCTTGGTTCTGGCAACAacagaattaattatatatgttgCCATGCTCTGCGCAGCCGGAGTGACAAAAAAGTTTGGTGAGGTTGGGCTCACAACTCAAAATCTTGACTCATTCATCATCACTGGCTTGAGGTTCCAAGTCCCAAATTTTAAttaggtttcacattggacttccACCAAAGTCTAGTTTACAAGAGGAAAGAAGATGAGGTCCAAACGTGTGGTTTTATCAGTCTTCTGATCATGAATTTTATGAATTACCAATTTAATGCAAAATAAggacttaatttttgatttcaaaacctaaattgatatataattaggAAAATACCTGCATTTTACAAAAtgttattataataattaaagtGGTTTTAAAAACATAAATTCGACAAAGTCTTCTTCCGAGATCATTCACCGACCAATCTAGACTGCAGCCTAATAAATGTCGAGCCTTCAAATGACCCAGAAATGGGCCAAGTGTCCATATGGCATATGGATTTTGTGAATCATACTCTTTGCGGTCAATCCACTGTGACCACTGCTCTTTCTTTCTTGATAAAATTTGATGTCGGCCAGGCCTTGTAGCACTTGTAATAGATTATGATAGTAATGAAATTATGAGGGTAGATATTATATGATTCCACTGTAAAGTGCTTAGATTTGGAGTCAGATAACACTTTCTTGGACATATTATGTATGACGATCCTGACTGGATCCATTCAGGCTCTTCACAGTTCATAAcctgcaaaaatattttattttgtccTACCATTTTCATCACCATGCTTCCATTCTTCACATGGTATTAAAGATCTGAGAGTGGATCCTTCATAATTTGCTACAACCACATTCTTGGCAGAGTTTAATATGGCTGTCTGCTCGATCAGTGAACATACTCTAAACTTTTTTATCAAAAAGAAAACATACTCTAAACTTGGAGACCTCAATACTTTATGGTAACTTTTAAGTGTATCAGTGAACATATGATGGCATTTCTGAATCGCAAAGTCcattatatatttcaaaaaattagctTATGGTTGACAATTATCTACACTGCACCATTCTAATAGACAATTTATGTAAGATTTTTTTTCCATTTAAGATCAACCTGAATTAAAAATTGCCACCTACTCCAATTGTATCAACTTTCTACAACTTGGTCTACGAAGGATCTGCAGTACTCTAGAGATCTTTCACAGACTATTCTCAGCAACTACTTAGTTTTATAGGAGCCTCTTTGGCCCTACTAAGACTCAATCAACCATCCCACAT is part of the Elaeis guineensis isolate ETL-2024a chromosome 15, EG11, whole genome shotgun sequence genome and harbors:
- the LOC105058839 gene encoding uncharacterized protein; its protein translation is MEGWDTYVVPKCGKFQLRGCGDWPRGSDSESSMMEGLFPRQRRKFSVHPLWVGYGSGGGNDVSFGSGIILFCGPHFVASRWNQRTRVGWGRPSNRRPAAHGWLYVVFGCGMATMVCLQPFIRWDMCRHFGETRFWQLALKVLAIRHKCLHSPTFKRAIPDGQDSWFSLAPQRTMETQDGLLVYSRSKHGSFGLVLVALFLVLLFPSSSLGKLGHHPPPWPLPFWPPNHHILPPAAPPYAYSPPESPKTPPHRYKSPPPPPEYKPPVYKPLPPSPPPKCESPPPHKSPPLPPKPYKPPTAPSPMYKSPPPKYKPLPPKAHKSPPPPKYKPLPPKPYKPPPPKYKPSPPKPYKSPLPPNYKPPLPPPPKHKPSPMKSCKPPPLPPPKYKPPAPYKPLPPKTSKPPPPKYKPLPPKAYKPPTSPPPKHQAPPTPPKYKPSPLRPSPPKYKPLPPKPYKPPPPPLPKHKPPLPPSPVFKPRPPPKHGCESPPPSPPPKHKPPPPAHKAPAPPHKPGYEPPPPPYEPYPVYNYISPPPPHHHQTGVHASDLELAR